From a single Variovorax paradoxus genomic region:
- a CDS encoding putative toxin-antitoxin system toxin component, PIN family → MRFVIDTNLLVSAIISTGLPRQLLDAARAGEFELCTSEVLLAELLDVLGRGKFADRLARAGLSPKTLVDDLRGLAVMVAPAKVPRVVPTDPDDDHVLAAALAGAVDLIASGDRRDLLPLGSYAGIPIVTAREAMERIAG, encoded by the coding sequence GTGCGCTTCGTCATCGACACCAATCTGCTCGTCTCGGCCATCATCTCCACCGGTCTGCCGCGCCAACTGCTGGACGCTGCGCGTGCAGGCGAGTTCGAACTGTGCACCAGTGAAGTCCTGCTGGCCGAGCTGCTCGACGTGCTCGGGCGCGGCAAGTTTGCTGATCGCCTGGCCCGGGCCGGGTTGAGCCCGAAGACCCTCGTTGACGATCTGCGCGGGCTCGCCGTCATGGTCGCACCCGCGAAAGTGCCGCGTGTGGTGCCCACCGACCCCGACGACGACCACGTGCTGGCCGCAGCCCTGGCTGGTGCAGTCGACCTGATCGCCTCCGGCGACCGGCGCGACCTCCTGCCCTTGGGCAGCTATGCGGGCATTCCCATCGTCACCGCGCGTGAAGCCATGGAGCGCATCGCCGGGTAA
- a CDS encoding SMP-30/gluconolactonase/LRE family protein, with product MTVQITRIGTSRDQLGESPCWDADAQALNWIDALGGTLWRLHAGAERPERHELPAPVGSIAPSRGAAVVVALRNSFARYDFATRTLEPLAGIPVDHPKVRFNDGKCDPAGHFLAGTMHVDRQPGEAVIGGLYRLRTDRRVEQLADDIGFANGPCFSPDGRTLYLADSLERTIWAYDYDADGPLRNKRVFARTHEFDSGPDGATVDAQGFFWTVMTRAARLARYAPDGALERLIELPASYPTSICFGGPGLAHMYLTSISRSTRLQGDKAQDGGLFRIEGMPAPGRLPDRYGGC from the coding sequence ATGACCGTGCAGATCACCAGAATCGGAACGAGCCGGGACCAGCTGGGCGAAAGCCCTTGCTGGGATGCCGATGCGCAGGCGCTGAACTGGATCGACGCGCTCGGCGGCACCCTGTGGCGACTGCACGCGGGCGCCGAGCGGCCTGAGCGGCATGAGCTGCCCGCGCCCGTGGGCTCGATCGCGCCCAGCCGCGGCGCGGCCGTGGTGGTGGCGCTGCGCAACAGCTTCGCGCGCTACGACTTCGCCACGCGCACACTGGAGCCGCTGGCCGGCATCCCCGTGGACCACCCGAAGGTGCGCTTCAACGACGGCAAGTGCGATCCGGCGGGCCACTTCCTGGCCGGCACCATGCATGTCGACCGCCAGCCCGGCGAGGCGGTCATCGGAGGTCTCTACCGGCTGCGTACCGATCGCCGCGTGGAACAGCTGGCCGACGACATCGGCTTTGCCAACGGCCCCTGCTTCAGCCCGGACGGCCGCACGCTGTACCTGGCCGACAGCCTGGAGCGCACCATCTGGGCCTACGACTACGACGCGGATGGCCCGCTGCGCAACAAGCGCGTGTTCGCGAGGACGCATGAATTCGATTCGGGCCCCGACGGCGCGACGGTCGATGCGCAGGGCTTCTTCTGGACGGTGATGACCCGCGCTGCCAGGCTCGCGCGTTACGCGCCGGACGGTGCGCTGGAACGCCTGATCGAGTTGCCCGCGAGCTATCCGACGAGCATCTGCTTCGGCGGGCCGGGCCTTGCGCACATGTACCTGACCAGCATTTCCCGCAGCACGCGCCTGCAGGGGGACAAGGCGCAGGACGGCGGGCTGTTCCGGATCGAGGGGATGCCCGCGCCGGGGCGCCTGCCCGACCGCTACGGAGGCTGCTAG
- a CDS encoding LLM class flavin-dependent oxidoreductase has product MDFGIFILMQQRNKHKTSHQILRDAVEQTRLADELGFGAAWYAEHHFSNYGLCSSPLTMIAHCAAVTRNIRLGTGIVVAPLYTPARLIADVAMVDQLSDGRLNLGIGSGYQHFEFERFGVSLESAKGRTFEMLDMLEAGLTQPKFSYEGEYYRQPMSAISQRAVQRPMPPMWITSVDPAFLSRAVKSGHHVFVSGGDGGLEKLAGTRALIDKVAAAEGKDPAGVQVGLLRAAYASNNRDEVESYLECARYQRRIAVSLKRRTAQIADDYQVEEGIVEGEPSLDEMRALLPVGSIDTVIERVVKEIRTLKPVHYCFQTQMGDFDQPAMLRQLETWGKVIIPAVQQEIANDPPHRPAARPELAAA; this is encoded by the coding sequence ATGGATTTCGGAATCTTCATTCTGATGCAGCAGCGGAACAAGCACAAAACCTCCCACCAGATCCTGCGCGACGCCGTCGAGCAGACTCGCCTGGCGGACGAACTGGGTTTTGGTGCCGCATGGTACGCCGAGCACCACTTCAGCAACTACGGCCTGTGCTCCTCGCCGCTGACCATGATCGCGCACTGCGCCGCGGTCACCCGCAACATCCGGCTGGGCACCGGCATCGTGGTCGCGCCGCTGTACACGCCGGCGCGCCTGATTGCGGATGTGGCCATGGTCGACCAGCTGTCCGACGGCCGCCTGAACCTGGGCATCGGCTCGGGCTACCAGCACTTCGAGTTCGAGCGCTTCGGCGTCTCGCTGGAGTCCGCCAAGGGCCGCACCTTCGAGATGCTCGACATGCTCGAGGCGGGCCTCACGCAACCCAAGTTCAGCTACGAGGGCGAGTACTACCGCCAGCCCATGAGCGCCATCAGCCAGCGGGCAGTCCAGCGCCCGATGCCGCCGATGTGGATCACCAGCGTCGACCCGGCCTTCCTGTCGCGCGCCGTGAAGTCCGGCCACCACGTGTTTGTCTCGGGCGGCGACGGCGGCCTGGAGAAGCTGGCCGGCACCCGCGCGCTGATCGACAAGGTGGCGGCGGCCGAGGGCAAGGACCCCGCCGGGGTGCAGGTCGGCCTGCTGCGCGCGGCCTATGCGAGCAACAACAGGGACGAGGTGGAAAGCTACCTCGAGTGCGCCCGCTACCAGCGCCGCATCGCCGTCAGCCTGAAGCGCCGCACCGCGCAGATCGCCGACGACTACCAGGTCGAGGAAGGCATCGTCGAGGGCGAGCCGAGCCTGGACGAGATGCGCGCGCTGCTGCCCGTGGGCAGCATCGACACCGTGATCGAACGCGTGGTCAAGGAGATCCGCACCCTCAAGCCCGTGCACTACTGCTTCCAGACGCAGATGGGCGACTTCGACCAGCCAGCCATGCTGCGCCAGCTCGAGACCTGGGGCAAGGTCATCATCCCGGCGGTGCAGCAGGAGATCGCCAACGATCCGCCGCACCGGCCCGCGGCGCGGCCCGAGCTTGCCGCGGCCTGA
- a CDS encoding DUF2281 domain-containing protein, which yields MTAIETRLIERLKQLPPGRVAEVVDFVEFLAAREERAAAAARLGEAMSKLDALNLAPLSEDEIEEEVQAARQARRQGA from the coding sequence ATGACTGCCATCGAGACTCGCCTGATCGAGCGCCTGAAGCAACTGCCGCCCGGCCGCGTGGCCGAAGTGGTGGACTTCGTCGAGTTCCTGGCCGCACGCGAGGAGCGCGCGGCGGCCGCTGCGCGCCTGGGTGAAGCAATGTCCAAGCTCGATGCACTGAACTTGGCGCCGCTGTCGGAGGACGAGATCGAGGAAGAAGTGCAGGCCGCCCGCCAGGCACGCCGGCAAGGCGCCTGA
- a CDS encoding LysR family transcriptional regulator, translated as MKALDSLRIFVATQKKGSLSAAARSLSLSPATISRRISALEEELGVQLVDRTSRNLKVTEAGQAFLERAEAVLELMSEAEQVVHNARQRPEGRLRVHSRTHIGLRVLAPLLPRFAELYPDIRVELELSEHPVNLVEHDFDVDIRTGESTDSGFVIKRLLSSDEVLVASPAFVKTYSRIRHPTDLPQVRCLTYRREREVITWKYIDEAGEQQELAIQGVLSANNGELLRLAAIGGMGVALLSEATVRNDLQGGTLVRLLPEYRFAVRAFSNGVFAVFRQSRVLPLKVRAFVDYVADALRSEKR; from the coding sequence ATGAAGGCCCTCGATTCGCTGCGCATCTTCGTGGCCACCCAGAAGAAGGGCAGCCTCTCGGCCGCGGCCCGCAGCCTCAGCCTGTCGCCGGCCACCATCTCGCGGCGCATCAGCGCGCTGGAGGAAGAACTGGGCGTGCAGCTGGTGGACCGCACCAGCCGCAACCTCAAGGTGACCGAGGCGGGCCAGGCCTTCCTGGAGCGGGCCGAGGCGGTGCTGGAACTCATGAGCGAGGCCGAACAGGTCGTGCACAACGCCCGGCAGCGGCCCGAGGGCCGGCTGCGCGTGCATTCGCGCACCCACATCGGCCTGCGCGTGCTGGCACCGCTGCTGCCGCGCTTTGCGGAACTCTATCCGGACATCCGCGTGGAACTCGAGCTCTCCGAGCATCCGGTCAACCTGGTCGAGCACGACTTCGACGTCGACATCCGCACCGGCGAATCCACCGATTCGGGCTTCGTCATCAAGCGGCTGCTGTCGAGCGACGAGGTGCTGGTGGCCAGCCCGGCCTTCGTGAAGACCTACTCGCGCATCCGTCATCCCACCGATCTGCCGCAGGTGCGCTGCCTCACCTACCGGCGCGAGCGCGAGGTCATCACCTGGAAGTACATCGACGAGGCGGGCGAGCAGCAGGAGCTGGCCATCCAGGGCGTGCTGAGCGCCAACAACGGCGAACTGCTGCGGCTGGCCGCCATCGGCGGCATGGGCGTGGCGCTGCTGTCCGAGGCCACCGTGCGCAACGACCTGCAGGGCGGCACGCTGGTGCGGCTTTTGCCTGAATACCGCTTTGCGGTGCGCGCTTTTTCCAATGGCGTCTTCGCGGTCTTCCGGCAGAGCCGCGTGCTGCCGCTGAAGGTGCGTGCCTTCGTGGACTACGTGGCGGACGCACTCCGGAGCGAAAAACGCTAA
- a CDS encoding Bug family tripartite tricarboxylate transporter substrate binding protein, translated as MSYRKLVIGLALGACALAPALAQQVTRIVVPFAAGGGTDQYCRILAQELNKQGLNVIIENKPGASGILAADYVARAKPDGQTVLVSSLGTLANNSVLYDKLPYDPAKDFAAVTQIAYQPAIVVGRTDLPYKNIKEMVAYARQNPGKINRGSPGAAILTNLAPIAFEKEQGFSTLHIPFNGDAPALQALLGNQIDIHGTSITGSLPYVKAGKLRVLGVMDSKRLPQVPDAPTFKEQGFDMEATLWYSLSVPASTPRPAIDRLNKAVNQVIADPDFVARARAIGMEPRGGTPEDLDKFIKAEADRWLPVLRGLNLPKQSH; from the coding sequence ATGAGCTATCGAAAACTCGTCATCGGGCTGGCGCTGGGCGCCTGCGCGCTCGCCCCCGCACTCGCCCAGCAGGTGACCCGCATCGTCGTGCCCTTTGCCGCAGGCGGCGGCACCGACCAGTACTGCCGCATCCTGGCCCAGGAGCTCAACAAGCAGGGCCTGAACGTCATCATCGAGAACAAGCCCGGCGCAAGCGGCATCCTTGCCGCCGACTACGTTGCGCGCGCCAAGCCCGACGGGCAGACGGTGCTCGTGTCCTCGCTGGGCACGCTCGCCAACAACAGCGTGCTCTACGACAAGCTGCCCTACGACCCGGCGAAGGACTTTGCCGCCGTCACGCAGATCGCCTACCAGCCCGCCATCGTCGTGGGGCGCACGGACCTGCCCTACAAGAACATCAAGGAAATGGTGGCCTATGCCAGACAGAACCCCGGCAAGATCAACCGCGGCTCGCCGGGCGCGGCCATCCTGACGAACCTGGCACCCATCGCCTTCGAAAAGGAACAGGGCTTCAGCACGCTGCACATTCCCTTCAACGGCGATGCGCCCGCGCTCCAGGCCCTGCTGGGCAACCAGATCGACATCCATGGCACCTCCATCACGGGATCGCTGCCTTACGTGAAGGCCGGCAAGCTGCGCGTGCTGGGCGTGATGGACTCGAAGCGCCTGCCGCAGGTGCCCGACGCACCCACCTTCAAGGAGCAGGGTTTCGACATGGAAGCCACGCTCTGGTATTCCCTCTCAGTGCCTGCCAGCACGCCACGGCCCGCGATCGATCGCCTGAACAAGGCCGTCAACCAGGTGATCGCCGACCCCGACTTCGTGGCGCGCGCGCGCGCCATCGGCATGGAGCCGCGCGGCGGCACGCCCGAGGACCTGGACAAGTTCATCAAGGCCGAGGCGGACCGCTGGCTTCCCGTGCTGCGCGGCCTGAACCTGCCCAAGCAGTCGCACTGA